The proteins below are encoded in one region of Eulemur rufifrons isolate Redbay chromosome 2, OSU_ERuf_1, whole genome shotgun sequence:
- the CIROP gene encoding LOW QUALITY PROTEIN: ciliated left-right organizer metallopeptidase (The sequence of the model RefSeq protein was modified relative to this genomic sequence to represent the inferred CDS: substituted 1 base at 1 genomic stop codon), with the protein MLLLLLLGVATGRCLHDETQKSVSLLRPPFSQLPPNFRSSSLTLPSSREPQPLRIQTCYIGDPTSDRAWDLEGDRMRGRSRALAAVREATQRIQGVLAVPPVQGPLLLSRDPARYCHAVWGDPDTPNYHRCSLLNPGYEGESCLGAKIPDAHLRGYALWPEQGPPQVVQPDGPGVQNTDFLLYMQVAHTSKCHQEPSIIAYAACCQLDSEDRPLAGTIVYCAQHLTGPSLSHSDIVMATLHELLHVLGFSGQLFKNWRDCPSGLSVRENCSTRQQVTRRDKWGQLLLTTPAVSQSLAKHLGVPGVSLGVPLEEEXGPLSSHWEARLLQGSLMTATFDGAQRTRLDPITLAAFKDSGWYQVNHSAAEELLWGQGSGLEFGLVTTCGTGSSDFFCTGSELGCHYLHLDKGSCSSDPMLEGCRMYKPLANRSECWKKENRFPAGVVNPHGEIYHSRSRCFLANLTSQLLPADETRRPSQIPHLKEVELTGRCYLHQCTEKDAYKVQVEGSPWVPCLPGKAIQIPGYYGLLFCPRGRLCQTNEGTNAVTSPPVSLSTQNLLFQLSLGLAGPPGHSLGNEQEELAEAVLQALVSRGGSGRCYFHSPSITTSLVFTVRMWKSPGCQGPSVSVLHRALILTLQEKPLEVYHGGASFTTKDNQLLVTSDYNPSMTHLSLTMGLCLMLLILVGALGIIAYQKRATLQVGPSAPYHLPELHNTRGPHGGIREV; encoded by the exons atgctgctgctgctgctcctcggGGTTGCCACAGGCAGATGTCTACATGATGAGACTCAGAAGTCTGTGAGCCTTCTCAGGCCCCCTTTCTCCCAATTGCCCCCGAACTTCCGCtcttcctccctcaccctccctaGTTCCAGAGAGCCTCAACCCCTGCGCATCCAAACCTGCTATATAGGAGACCCTACATCAGATAGGGCTTGGGATCTTGAGGGAGACAGGATGAGAGGGAGGTCCCGAGCCCTGGCCGCAGTGAGAGAGGCCACTCAGCGAATCCAGGGTGTCCTAGCAG TCCCTCCAGTGCAAGGACCCCTGCTTCTGAGTCGAGACCCTGCACGATACTGTCATGCTGTCTGGGGAGACCCAGATACCCCAAACTACCACAG GTGCAGCCTCTTGAACCCAGGGTACGAAGGAGAGAGTTGCCTGGGGGCAAAG ATTCCTGACGCCCATCTCCGTGGTTATGCCTTGTGGCCGGAGCAGGGTCCCCCACAAGTGGTCCAGCCAGATGGGCCTGGGGTCCAAAACACGGACTTTCTCCTGTATATGCAGGTTGCCCACACTTCCAAGTGCCACCAAGAG CCCTCCATCATAGCCTATGCTGCCTGCTGCCAGCTGGACTCAGAAGACAGGCCCCTTGCTGGTACCATTGTCTACTGTGCCCAACATCTCACCGGCCCCAGCCTCAGCCACAGTGACATCGTCATG GCCACACTGCATGAATTGCTCCATGTCCTGGGTTTTTCTGGACAGCTCTTCAAGAACTGGCGGGACTGCCCCTCAGGACTCAGCG TTAGAGAGAACTGCTCCACAAGGCAACAAGTGACAAGGCGAGATAAGTGGGGACAGCTGCTTCTCACCACCCCAGCTGTTAGCCAAAGCCTGGCCAAACACTTGGGGGTACCAGGGGTTTCACTGGGTGTTCCCTTGGAAGAAGAG TAGGGCCCTTTGTCCTCACACTGGGAGGCCAGACTACTCCAGGGCTCTTTAATGACTGCTACCTTTGATGGTGCCCAGCGCACTCGACTTGACCCAATCACTCTTGCTGCCTTCAAAGACTCAGGATGGTACCAGGTCAACCACAGTGCTGCAGAGGAGCTGTTGTGGGGCCAGG GATCTGGCCTGGAATTCGGCCTGGTGACCACATGTGGGACTGGCTCCTCAGACTTCTTCTGCACTGGCAG TGAGCTGGGCTGTCACTACCTGCACCTGGACAAGGGAAGCTGCTCCTCAGACCCCATGCTGGAAGGCTGCCGCATGTACAAGCCCTTAGCCAACAGA agtGAATGctggaagaaggaaaacagattCCCAGCTGGGGTGGTGAATCCCCACGGGGAGATCTACCATTCCCGGAGTCGTTGCTTCCTTGCCAACCTCACTTCACAACTGCTCCCTGCGGATGAGACCAGGCGTCCTTCTCAGATCCCACACCTCAAGGAAGTGGAGCTCACTGGCCGCTGCTACTTGCATCAATGCACGGAGAAGGATGCATACAAGGTGCAGGTGGAAGGATCACCTTGGGTCCCATGCCTTCCAGGAAAGGCTATTCAG ATACCTGGGTACTATGGTCTTCTCTTTTGTCCCCGGGGTCGGCTGTGTCAGACCAATGAAGGTACCAACGCTGTTACTTCCCCTCCTGTGAGTCTTTCAACCCAAAACCTGCTATTCCAGCTGTCCTTAGGTTTAGCTGGACCTCCAGGCCACTCTCTGGGGAATGAACAAGAAGAGCTGGCTGAAGCAGTACTGCAGGCTCTGGTGAGCAGAGGTGGCAGTGGCAG GTGCTATTTCCACAGCCCATCAATTACTACTAGTTTGGTGTTCACTGTGCGTATGTGGAAGTCCCCTGGCTGCCAAGGGCCTTCAGTTTCTGTGCTGCACAGGGCTCTGATCCTGACTCTCCAGGAGAAACCCCTAGAAGTATATCATGGAGGAGCCAGCTTTACCACAAAAGATAACCA GTTGCTGGTTACCTCAGACTATAATCCCTCCATGACCCATCTAAGTCTGACCATGGGACTCTGCCTAATGCTGCTAATCCTGGTGGGTGCACTGGGAATCATAGCCTATCAGAAACGAGCTACTCTTCAGGTGGGACCATCTGCCCCTTACCACTTACCAGAGCTCCACAACACAAGGGGCCCACATGGAGGAATAAGGGAGGTGTGA